A part of Streptomyces sp. DSM 40750 genomic DNA contains:
- a CDS encoding TIGR03084 family metal-binding protein: protein MADPTPVIDDLCAESEELDLLVAELSPEQWALATPAPGWTVAHQIAHLAWTDRSSVLAVTDQDAFAREVETALTSPGDFVDNGAEEGAGQPPARLLAEWRAGRKALADALRAAPDGARFPWYGPPMSTASMATARLMETWAHGLDVADALGVARIAPTGRLRHIARLGVRTRDFAFGVHGLTPPFEEFRVELAGPGGELWASGPADATDRVSGPALDFCLLVTQRAHRADLALHAEGPDADRWLDIAQAFAGPPGAGRAEKGTAR, encoded by the coding sequence ATGGCCGACCCAACGCCCGTGATCGACGACCTCTGCGCCGAGAGCGAGGAACTCGACCTCCTCGTGGCCGAGTTGAGCCCGGAGCAGTGGGCGCTCGCGACGCCCGCCCCCGGCTGGACCGTCGCCCACCAGATCGCGCACCTCGCCTGGACCGACCGCTCCTCCGTGCTGGCCGTGACCGACCAGGACGCCTTCGCCCGTGAGGTCGAGACCGCGCTGACCTCGCCCGGGGACTTCGTGGACAACGGCGCGGAGGAAGGGGCTGGGCAGCCGCCCGCGCGGCTGCTCGCGGAGTGGCGGGCCGGGCGCAAGGCCCTGGCCGACGCCCTGCGCGCGGCACCCGACGGGGCGCGGTTCCCCTGGTACGGCCCGCCCATGTCCACCGCCTCCATGGCGACCGCCCGCCTCATGGAGACCTGGGCCCACGGCCTGGACGTCGCCGACGCACTGGGCGTCGCCCGGATCGCCCCCACCGGCCGGCTCCGGCACATCGCGCGCCTCGGCGTCCGCACCCGAGACTTCGCCTTCGGCGTGCACGGACTGACCCCGCCGTTCGAGGAGTTCCGCGTGGAACTCGCCGGCCCCGGCGGTGAGCTGTGGGCGTCCGGCCCGGCGGACGCGACCGACCGCGTCAGCGGCCCCGCCCTCGACTTCTGCCTCCTGGTCACCCAGCGGGCCCACCGCGCCGACCTCGCCCTCCACGCCGAAGGCCCCGACGCCGACCGCTGGCTGGACATCGCCCAGGCCTTCGCGGGACCACCGGGGGCGGGACGTGCCGAGAAGGGAACCGCCCGGTGA